One window of Aricia agestis chromosome 20, ilAriAges1.1, whole genome shotgun sequence genomic DNA carries:
- the LOC121737083 gene encoding nucleoporin SEH1 has translation MTEITNSNLFESQTIIADHKDLIHDVAYDFYGERMATCSSDQYVKVWDSDGQGGMKLTASWKAHHGSVWKVTWAHPEFGQILATCSFDRTAAIWEEVGDTTASGSEKGLRTWVKRSNLVDSRTSVTDVKFGPKHLGLLVVTCSADGIIRIYEAPDVMNLAQWTLQHEIPTKVSISCISWNPSLSRMNSNPPMLAVGSDEPNTTNTSQDKTCNGKVFIYEYSEASRRWTRTDCLSSVLEPVNDLAFAPNLGRSFHLLAVATKDVRIIKIDPLPFTESTGSSNGCGVRFKTEVVAAFEDHLSCVWRVSWNVTGTLLASSGADCCVRLWKMQYMNQWKCVAVYANEPRCAAPPPARPLTTYTRLATMANPAHMPHH, from the exons ATGACTGAAATTACCAATAGTAATTTGTTTGAATCACAAACAATAATTGCCGACCACAAAGATCTTATTCACGATGTGGCCTACGACTTCTATGGGGAAAGAATGGCTACATGTTCAAGCGATCAGTATGTAAAG GTATGGGATTCAGACGGACAAGGTGGAATGAAGCTGACAGCCAGCTGGAAGGCCCATCACGGCTCTGTGTGGAAGGTGACATGGGCACATCCAGAATTTGGCCAGATCCTCGCTACCTGCTCCTTTGATAGAACTGCCGCTATATGGGAGGAAGTTG GAGATACAACAGCATCTGGGTCTGAGAAAGGCCTGCGGACCTGGGTGAAGAGATCCAATCTGGTAGACTCCAGAACCTCAGTCACAGATGTAAAATTTGGTCCCAAACACTTAGGTCTACTGGTAGTCACATGTTCGGCTGATGGTATTATTAG AATATATGAAGCACCAGATGTGATGAACCTGGCACAGTGGACCCTCCAGCACGAGATACCGACCAAAGTGTCCATCAGCTGCATATCATGGAACCCATCACTCTCCAG AATGAATTCAAACCCACCAATGTTAGCTGTAGGTAGTGATGAGCCAAACACAACCAACACTAGTCAAGACAAAACATGCAACGGAAAAGTTTTCATTTATGA ATACAGTGAAGCCTCGCGTCGATGGACAAGAACAGATTGTCTCTCGTCAGTGCTAGAACCTGTGAACGACCTGGCCTTCGCTCCCAACCTGGGCCGGTCATTCCACCTACTAGCTGTCGCTACTAAAGATGTTAGGATTATCAAGATTGATCCATTGCC GTTTACGGAGTCGACGGGCTCGTCAAACGGTTGCGGCGTGCGGTTCAAGACGGAGGTGGTGGCGGCCTTCGAGGACCACCTGTCGTGCGTGTGGCGGGTCTCGTGGAACGTCACGGGCACGCTGCTCGCCTCCTCCGGCGCCGACTGCTGCGTGCGCCTGTGGAAGA TGCAATACATGAACCAGTGGAAGTGCGTGGCGGTGTACGCCAACGAGCCGcgctgcgccgcgccgccgcccgcgcgcccGCTCACCACATACACGCGCCTCGCGACCATGGCCAACCCCGCGCACATGCCGCACCACTGA
- the LOC121737081 gene encoding serine/threonine-protein kinase MARK2-like, translating to MRSNFLELSRARVVSPIAMRKTVVYSVGNYSMTGRVLGKGHFARVEEATHKIIGKKVAIKVIDLTLIKEEYARRNLHREPRVMARLQHPCIAALYETMMHGPRLYVAMEAAGGGDLCSLVLAARGGGRGLPETAARPLAAQLVSAVRHMHSRGVVHRDLKMENIMLDSTKQFIKIVDFGLSNLWGCGGALHTPCGSLEYAAPELFVDGRRYGPEVDLWSVGVIVYGMVTGSLPFTAPSPESASRAQLRAAITRGFGRKQRDALAPFTTECKAFVEHLLQPRAESRMRIEEAARHRWIRRPGLNMKRHPFAALDPNYNRALYRQIAELCGISFTDVVSQVKSDPFGPVAGIYNIKIHLHQLKSGGMELWTANTEEPRPATPPEYQTKFEAKSVPNIPTQPVKHTPSQTNDVKTAPTKQNGLKMGLNQKTNAVKIILNQVQTLQNQNGVRTKITNGVKITPRQIQKEVKTDPREKQIPRPRQIEPKPPDTKLAQDAEVNNLINDVKKILQSPPKRPTRLYGKRLGTGDVGLTSIREHSDKTRVMRDERLNSCPNSVDKKISFYKRAGDGLPSWRSCGFQPLSARPGLTVATIKRAAFGNTLSQLANGRCSSDRSMPVGWLSSRISKESHLQRLRRTAPMK from the exons ATGCGTTCTAATTTTCTTGAGCTCTCGCGGGCGCGGGTCGTTTCGCCAATCGCCATGAGGAAGACTGTTGTCTACAGCGTGGGTAACTACTCCATGACTGGCAGAGTGCTGGGCAAAGGACACTTTGCGAGGGTGGAAGAGGCGACACATAAAATTATCGGGAAGAAG GTGGCCATCAAGGTCATCGACCTGACACTGATAAAGGAGGAGTACGCGCGACGCAACCTGCACCGCGAGCCGCGCGTCATGGCGCGCCTGCAGCACCCCTGCATCGCCGCGCTGTATGAGACCATGATG CACGGTCCTCGTCTTTATGTGGCTATGGaggcggcggggggcggggaCTTGTGTTCGCTCGTGCtggcggcgcggggcggggggcggggcctGCCCGAGACCGCAGCGCGCCCGCTCGCCGCGCAGCTCGTCAGTGCCGTGCGGCATATGCACTCTAGAGGCGTTGTGCACAG agATTTGAAAATGGAAAACATCATGTTGGACTCTACTAAGCAGTTCATAAAGATCGTTG ATTTCGGCCTATCCAACCTGTGGGGGTGCGGCGGCGCGCTGCATACACCGTGCGGCTCGCTGGAGTACGCCGCGCCCGAGCTGTTCGTCGACGGACGACGGTACGGCCCCGAGGTCGATCTGTGGAGTGT CGGCGTGATAGTATACGGCATGGTGACCGGCAGTCTGCCGTTCACCGCGCCGAGCCCGGAGTCGGCGTCGCGCGCGCAGCTCCGCGCCGCCATCACGCGCGGCTTCGGACGCAAGCAGAGAGACGCCCTCGCGCCTTTTACTACAG aaTGCAAGGCCTTCGTGGAGCATCTACTACAACCGCGCGCCGAGTCGCGCATGCGTATAGAGGAGGCGGCGCGCCATCGCTGGATCCGCCGGCCAGGCCTCAACATGAAGCGGCACCCGTTCGCCGCGCTCGACCCCAACTACAACAGAGCG TTATATCGCCAAATAGCTGAGCTCTGCGGCATCAGCTTCACAGACGTGGTGTCGCAGGTCAAATCTGACCCGTTTGGCCCCGTAGCTGGGATATACAACATCAAAATACACCTACACCAGCTAAAGTCTGGCGGCATGGAGCTATGGACTGCGAACACTGAGGAGCCCCGCCCGGCCACGCCCCCAGAGTATCAAACCAAATTTGAAGCCAAATCTGTACCAAATATACCGACACAACCGGTCAAACATACACCGAGCCAAACGAATGACGTTAAAACAGCACCTACAAAACAAAATGGATTAAAAATGGGACTGAATCAAAAGACTAACGCGGTTAAAATAATACTAAACCAGGTACAGACATTACAAAATCAAAATGGAGTTAGAACTAAAATTACAAATGGGGTCAAAATAACCCCACGACAAATACAAAAGGAGGTCAAAACGGACCCACGAGAAAAACAGATTCCTCGGCCTAGACAAATAGAACCGAAACCTCCTGATACCAAACTAGCACAAGACGCGGAAGTGAACAACTTGATCAATGACGTAAAGAAGATCCTCCAGAGTCCACCCAAAAGACCCACCAGGTTATACGGGAAGAGACTCGGGACTGGGGACGTGGGGTTGACCTCCATCCGGGAACATTCCGACAAGACCAGGGTGATGAGAGACGAGAGACTGAACAGCTGTCCTAATTCCGTGGACAAGAAGATTAGCTTCTATAAGAGGGCTGGCGATGGGTTGCCTAG TTGGCGAAGCTGCGGGTTTCAACCACTCTCGGCGCGCCCGGGCCTCACCGTCGCGACAATAAAACGAGCCGCATTCGG taATACCCTGAGCCAGTTGGCAAATGGACGTTGTAGCAGCGACAGATCTATGCCG GTCGGTTGGTTATCAAGCCGCATAAGCAAGGAGAGTCACCTGCAGCGCTTGAGACGGACGGCGCCAATGAAATGA
- the LOC121737154 gene encoding lipase 3-like, which translates to MHRVIAILATMNLAAGQFNFLNEVNKISFNPIDSFKAKMNEITVSVVENPTVQNINDRTGEAISKTINAGSAVPNSIASAIGYYHIPTIESNVNLMEYNDIKFMADYNAGLHNEDAKLGTVELITKYGFPAETHIVETEDGYRLKMHRIPGNGSVVFLMHGLFGSANDYLVAGPESALAYELAREGYDVWMGNARGNTHSRAHRTLQPSEKKFWDFSWHQIGVHDLPAMIDFVLKTTNSTKLKYVGFSQGTTSFFVMASERPEYNEKISVMVALSPVAFMSNMKSPVIRLFVPGQPIYESIVKTVGAHEFAPDNLLTRSVKRTVCGVTKISEILCSNIVFLTVGFDMPQLNVTNLPVVFAHEPAGAATNQMIHYGQGVRSGDFAHFSYGTFTNERVYGNKVPPSYKVEQVTAPVALMYSDGDWMADVTDVRKLASKLSNVVEDYLVPFHGFNHLDFIIARDVKTLVYDKVKYVLKKY; encoded by the coding sequence ATGCACCGCGTCATAGCGATACTAGCGACCATGAACCTTGCCGCGGGGCAGTTTAACTTCCTCAATGAAGTAAACAAAATATCCTTCAACCCCATAGACAGTTTCAAAGCCAAGATGAACGAAATTACCGTCTCCGTAGTAGAGAATCCCACGGTACAGAACATAAACGACAGGACCGGCGAAGCTATCTCCAAAACCATCAACGCCGGCTCCGCGGTTCCTAACTCCATCGCGTCCGCCATAGGATACTACCACATACCCACCATAGAGAGCAATGTCAACCTCATGGAGTATAACGATATTAAATTCATGGCGGACTACAACGCTGGACTCCATAACGAGGACGCCAAACTCGGCACCGTGGAGCTCATCACGAAGTATGGATTCCCTGCCGAAACGCATATAGTGGAGACGGAGGACGGGTACAGGTTGAAGATGCATCGGATACCAGGCAACGGCAGCGTAGTCTTCCTCATGCACGGCCTCTTCGGCAGCGCCAACGACTACCTCGTCGCTGGGCCCGAGTCTGCCCTCGCCTATGAGCTCGCCAGGGAGGGCTACGACGTTTGGATGGGCAACGCTCGCGGCAACACGCACTCCCGAGCTCACCGCACCCTGCAGCCCTCCGAGAAGAAGTTCTGGGACTTCTCCTGGCATCAGATCGGAGTTCACGACCTCCCCGCCATGATCGACTTCGTTTTAAAGACGACAAACAGCACCAAGTTGAAATACGTCGGGTTTTCGCAGGGTACGACGTCGTTCTTCGTCATGGCGTCAGAACGGCCGGAGTATAACGAGAAGATATCTGTAATGGTCGCGTTGTCGCCCGTCGCCTTCATGTCCAACATGAAGTCACCAGTGATCAGACTGTTCGTGCCCGGCCAGCCCATATACGAGAGCATCGTTAAAACAGTCGGAGCTCATGAATTCGCGCCAGATAACTTGCTGACGAGGAGCGTGAAGAGAACCGTGTGCGGGGTGACCAAGATCTCTGAGATCCTTTGCTCCAACATCGTATTCCTAACAGTCGGCTTCGATATGCCCCAGCTCAACGTCACCAATCTCCCGGTGGTATTCGCTCACGAGCCTGCCGGAGCAGCCACCAATCAGATGATACACTACGGCCAGGGGGTCCGGTCGGGAGATTTCGCTCACTTCAGCTACGGGACTTTTACTAACGAAAGGGTCTACGGAAATAAGGTTCCCCCGAGCTACAAGGTGGAGCAGGTCACAGCTCCAGTGGCTTTAATGTACAGCGATGGAGACTGGATGGCAGACGTGACGGATGTGAGGAAACTAGCCTCCAAGTTGAGCAACGTAGTGGAGGACTATTTGGTGCCATTCCACGGCTTCAACCATTTAGATTTTATCATAGCGAGGGACGTCAAGACGTTGGTCTATGATAAAgtgaaatatgttttaaaaaaatattaa